Proteins from one Setaria italica strain Yugu1 chromosome V, Setaria_italica_v2.0, whole genome shotgun sequence genomic window:
- the LOC101753129 gene encoding N-alpha-acetyltransferase 50 produces the protein MGAGDGEVAASKEKGGGGAERTSLDGVRDKNVMQLKKLNTALFPVRYNDKYYQDAIASKDFSKLAYYSDICVGAIACRLEKKEGGAVRVYIMTLGVLAPYRGLGIGTKLLNHVFDLSAKQNISEIYLHVQTNNDDAIAFYKKFGFEITQTIHNYYMNITPPDCYVLTKFIGQAATKK, from the exons ATGGGCGCGGGGGACGGGGAGGTCGCCGCGAGCAaggagaagggcggcggcggcgccgagcggACGTCGCTGGACGGCGTGCGGGACAAGAACGTGATGCAGCTCAAGAAGCTCAACACGGCGCTCTTCCCCGTCCGCTACAACGACAAGTACTACCAGGACGCCATCGCATCCAAGGACTTCTCCAAGCTCG CTTACTACAGCGATATATGTGTCGGTGCGATAGCATGTCGcctggagaagaaggaaggaggggcGGTCCGAGTTTACATCATGACCTTGGGTGTATTGGCGCCGTATCGTGGCCTTGGTATCG GTACAAAGCTGCTGAACCATGTTTTTGATCTCTCTGCGAAGCAGAACATCTCTGAGATATACTTGCATGTTCAGACAAATAACGACGACGCCATCGCTTTCTACAAGAAGTTTGGGTTTGAAATAACACAGACGATACATAACTACTACATGAACATAACGCCGCCAGATTGCTATGTTCTTACAAAATTTATCGGCCAGGCTGCTACAAAGAAATGA